One genomic window of Eggerthella timonensis includes the following:
- a CDS encoding aldehyde ferredoxin oxidoreductase N-terminal domain-containing protein, with protein sequence MGDTLFGYAGKILVLDLTTESSEIIDSAPYLEEWIGGHGLASKLFWDYCTDKTVEAFDPKNVIVIASNVFAGTLAPAGAGRIEMTGIGSYSNPEWYSRSSMGGRVGGMMKAAGFDAVVVQGKAEKPVWVSVVNGAAEIKSAESLWGKDTWETQTAIWDDITHNTPTGDWFELTKSRDGGRSANRPAVMAIGPAGENLARIGTVQHDAAHASGQSGFGGVWGSKNLKAIGFLGTNSVAIADPGALMSIRLEVQEKLGYNVDNPKYQAPDKGIGYYNTFVHNPYGNDPNVASRPDGCQGCFRNCRNTYADHEGNSGMLCTAGYYYTASGKDLDRRKTTSLLNQLGINGYEADMPTYLYNLYKMGVMGKGKEIDTDLPFEQYNKFDFIDTLLHRMANREEIGDDLAEGLSRAAERWGRWEEDSASILKRPNWGYAEHYDPRLEVEWSYGSILGERDVLEHGINWPLHHAGTMPMLIGETPPWSAEELVNQIVKANGLNDPMCYNYSAEGIYADPKLKACSWLRHYSRFWSNSTGLCDWMWPNFINFANWNPDDFAGMSPDVEVAMFKAVTGRDLSYEESLEHGRKFYMIDRAIWVLQGREREAEQFAEYVYEQVTDTPYGLPAYEDGAWHWSTCLGRKLDRDKFEDAKTRLYALEGWNEKGYPMKSELEGFGLSDVAQALDAVGKLG encoded by the coding sequence ATGGGCGACACCTTGTTCGGATACGCGGGGAAGATCCTCGTGCTCGATCTAACGACCGAATCAAGCGAGATCATCGACAGCGCGCCGTACCTCGAAGAGTGGATCGGCGGCCACGGGCTCGCTTCGAAGCTGTTCTGGGACTACTGCACCGACAAGACCGTGGAGGCGTTCGATCCGAAAAACGTGATCGTCATCGCATCGAACGTGTTCGCCGGCACCTTGGCACCCGCCGGCGCCGGCCGCATCGAGATGACGGGCATCGGATCGTACTCGAATCCCGAATGGTATTCCCGGTCGAGCATGGGAGGTCGCGTGGGCGGCATGATGAAGGCGGCTGGGTTCGACGCCGTCGTCGTGCAGGGCAAGGCCGAGAAGCCCGTGTGGGTGAGCGTGGTGAACGGCGCCGCCGAGATCAAGAGCGCCGAGAGCCTCTGGGGCAAGGACACCTGGGAGACCCAAACCGCCATCTGGGACGACATCACGCACAACACCCCCACCGGCGACTGGTTCGAACTCACCAAGAGCCGCGACGGCGGGCGCTCGGCCAACCGTCCCGCCGTGATGGCCATAGGCCCGGCGGGCGAGAATCTCGCGCGCATCGGCACCGTGCAGCACGACGCGGCGCACGCCTCCGGCCAAAGCGGCTTCGGCGGCGTATGGGGGTCGAAGAACCTCAAGGCGATTGGATTCCTCGGAACCAATTCAGTTGCCATCGCCGACCCGGGCGCGCTCATGAGCATTCGCCTGGAAGTGCAGGAGAAGCTCGGCTACAACGTGGACAACCCGAAGTACCAAGCGCCCGACAAGGGCATCGGCTACTACAACACGTTCGTCCACAACCCCTACGGCAACGACCCCAACGTGGCGTCGCGCCCCGACGGCTGTCAGGGCTGCTTCCGCAACTGCCGCAACACGTACGCCGACCACGAGGGCAACTCGGGCATGCTGTGCACGGCGGGCTACTACTACACGGCCAGCGGCAAGGACCTCGACCGACGCAAGACCACGTCGCTGCTGAACCAGTTGGGCATCAACGGCTACGAAGCCGACATGCCCACCTATCTGTACAACCTCTACAAGATGGGAGTCATGGGCAAGGGGAAGGAAATCGACACCGACCTGCCCTTCGAGCAGTACAACAAGTTCGATTTCATCGACACCCTGCTGCATCGCATGGCCAACCGCGAGGAGATCGGCGACGACCTGGCAGAAGGCCTATCGCGCGCGGCCGAGCGCTGGGGCCGCTGGGAAGAGGACTCCGCAAGCATTTTGAAGCGTCCGAACTGGGGCTATGCCGAGCACTACGACCCGCGCCTCGAGGTCGAGTGGAGCTACGGCTCCATCCTGGGCGAGCGCGACGTGCTGGAGCACGGCATCAACTGGCCGCTGCACCACGCCGGCACCATGCCGATGCTCATCGGGGAAACGCCGCCGTGGAGCGCCGAGGAGCTGGTCAACCAGATCGTGAAGGCGAACGGCCTGAACGACCCGATGTGCTACAACTACAGCGCCGAGGGCATCTACGCCGATCCGAAGCTCAAGGCGTGCTCGTGGCTGCGCCACTACTCGCGCTTCTGGTCGAACTCGACGGGCCTGTGCGACTGGATGTGGCCGAACTTCATCAACTTCGCGAACTGGAACCCCGACGACTTCGCGGGCATGTCGCCCGACGTCGAGGTGGCCATGTTCAAGGCGGTTACCGGACGCGACCTGTCCTACGAGGAAAGCCTCGAGCACGGCCGCAAGTTCTACATGATCGACCGGGCGATCTGGGTGCTGCAAGGCCGCGAGCGCGAAGCCGAGCAGTTCGCCGAATACGTGTACGAGCAGGTCACCGACACGCCCTACGGACTGCCCGCGTACGAGGACGGCGCCTGGCACTGGTCGACGTGCCTCGGCCGCAAGCTCGACCGCGACAAGTTCGAGGACGCCAAGACGCGCTTGTACGCGCTCGAAGGGTGGAACGAGAAGGGCTATCCGATGAAGAGCGAGCTCGAGGGCTTCGGTTTGTCCGACGTCGCGCAGGCCTTGGACGCCGTCGGCAAGCTGGGCTGA